In one window of Erinaceus europaeus chromosome 17, mEriEur2.1, whole genome shotgun sequence DNA:
- the TMEM134 gene encoding transmembrane protein 134 isoform X3 → MSGARPQFSIDDAFELSLEDTGPVPEASGVARFGPLHFDRRARFEVTDEEKQSRLRYQNLENDADGAQVSPESVVDVAVGTRDSAQTSIRSSQWSFSTASGGTQRSYRACCSWTQHPLIQKNHRVVLASFLLLVLGLVLVLVGVGLQVAPSPGVSSAIFFVPGFLLLVPGGAAMRSTT, encoded by the exons ATGAGCGGCGCCCGGCCGCAGTTCAGCATCGATGATGCCTTCGAGCTGTCCCTGGAGGATACGGGGCCCGTGCCCGAGGCCAGCGGGGTGGCCCGTTTCGGGCCGCTGCACTTCGACCGTCGGGCCCGGTTCGAGGTGACCGACGAAGAAAAGCAGTCCCGACTGCGTTACCAG AACCTGGAGAACGATGCGGATGGAGCCCAGGTGTCTCCGGAGTCTGTCGTGGACGTGGCAGTCGGCACCAG AGACTCGGCCCAGACGTCCATCCGCAGTTCCCAGTGGTCCTTCAGCACCGCGAGTGGCGGCACCCAACGCTCCTACAGGGCCTGCTGCAG CTGGACACAACACCCTCTGATTCAGAAGAACCACCGTGTCGTGCTGGCATCCTTCCTGCTcctggtgctgggcctgg TGCTGGTCCTGGTCGGCGTGGGACTGCAGGTGGCCCCCTCTCCAG GTGTCTCCAGCGCCATCTTCTTCGTGCCCGGCTTCCTGCTGTTGGTCCCGGGAGGTGCGGCCATGCGG TCTACCACGTGA
- the TMEM134 gene encoding transmembrane protein 134 isoform X4 has product MSGARPQFSIDDAFELSLEDTGPVPEASGVARFGPLHFDRRARFEVTDEEKQSRLRYQRLGPDVHPQFPVVLQHREWRHPTLLQGLLQLDTTPSDSEEPPCRAGILPAPGAGPGAGPGRRGTAGGPLSRCLQRHLLRARLPAVGPGRCGHAVYHVIFIYCAVRGNPGFQFFYLPYFEK; this is encoded by the exons ATGAGCGGCGCCCGGCCGCAGTTCAGCATCGATGATGCCTTCGAGCTGTCCCTGGAGGATACGGGGCCCGTGCCCGAGGCCAGCGGGGTGGCCCGTTTCGGGCCGCTGCACTTCGACCGTCGGGCCCGGTTCGAGGTGACCGACGAAGAAAAGCAGTCCCGACTGCGTTACCAG AGACTCGGCCCAGACGTCCATCCGCAGTTCCCAGTGGTCCTTCAGCACCGCGAGTGGCGGCACCCAACGCTCCTACAGGGCCTGCTGCAG CTGGACACAACACCCTCTGATTCAGAAGAACCACCGTGTCGTGCTGGCATCCTTCCTGCTcctggtgctgggcctgg TGCTGGTCCTGGTCGGCGTGGGACTGCAGGTGGCCCCCTCTCCAG GTGTCTCCAGCGCCATCTTCTTCGTGCCCGGCTTCCTGCTGTTGGTCCCGGGAGGTGCGGCCATGCGG TCTACCACGTGATCTTCATCTATTGCGCCGTCCGCGGCAACCCGGGCTTCCAGTTCTTCTACCTGCCCTACTTCGAGAAGTGA
- the TMEM134 gene encoding transmembrane protein 134 isoform X5 — MSGARPQFSIDDAFELSLEDTGPVPEASGVARFGPLHFDRRARFEVTDEEKQSRLRYQNLENDADGAQVSPESVVDVAVGTRDSAQTSIRSSQWSFSTASGGTQRSYRACCSWTQHPLIQKNHRVVLASFLLLVLGLGECPRLAPLGTSWHLKRHPLF; from the exons ATGAGCGGCGCCCGGCCGCAGTTCAGCATCGATGATGCCTTCGAGCTGTCCCTGGAGGATACGGGGCCCGTGCCCGAGGCCAGCGGGGTGGCCCGTTTCGGGCCGCTGCACTTCGACCGTCGGGCCCGGTTCGAGGTGACCGACGAAGAAAAGCAGTCCCGACTGCGTTACCAG AACCTGGAGAACGATGCGGATGGAGCCCAGGTGTCTCCGGAGTCTGTCGTGGACGTGGCAGTCGGCACCAG AGACTCGGCCCAGACGTCCATCCGCAGTTCCCAGTGGTCCTTCAGCACCGCGAGTGGCGGCACCCAACGCTCCTACAGGGCCTGCTGCAG CTGGACACAACACCCTCTGATTCAGAAGAACCACCGTGTCGTGCTGGCATCCTTCCTGCTcctggtgctgggcctgggtgagtGCCCGCGTCTCGCGCCCCTGGGCACCTCCTGGCATCTTAAGAGGCATCCCCTTTTCTAG
- the AIP gene encoding AH receptor-interacting protein isoform X2, with product MADIIARLREDGIQKRVIQEGRGELPDFKDGTKATFHYRTLLADQEGEGAVLDDSRARGKPMELIVGKKFKLPVWETILCTMRQGEMAQFHCDVKHVVLYPLVAKSLRNIAAGKDPLEGQRHCCGIAQMHEHSSLGHADLDALQQEPQPLIFDIEMLKVESPGEYQQDPWAMTDDEKAKAVPVIHQEGNRLYREGRVQEAATKYYDAIACLKNLQMKEQPGSPDWMQLDQQITPLLLNYCQCKLVAQEYYEVLDHCSSILNKQRQGILQARQGARSRVERPGGPGGLRQGAGAGPRAGARGDP from the exons ATGGCGGATATCATCGCAAGGCTGCGGGAGGACGGGATCCAAAAGCGTGTGATCCAGGAGGGACGTGGAGAGCTCCCCGATTTTAAGGATGGAACCAAG GCCACATTCCACTACCGGACTCTGCTCGCTGACCAGGAGGGCGAAGGCGCCGTGCTGGACGATAGCCGGGCGCGGGGCAAGCCCATGGAGCTCATCGTGGGCAAGAAGTTCAAGCTGCCCGTGTGGGAGACCATCTTGTGCACCATGCGGCAGGGCGAGATGGCCCAGTTCCACTGTGATGTCAAG CACGTGGTCCTGTACCCGCTGGTGGCCAAGAGCCTGCGCAACATCGCGGCGGGCAAGGACCCCCTGGAGGGCCAGCGGCACTGCTGTGGCATCGCCCAGATGCACGAGCACAGCTCCCTGGGCCACGCCGACCTGGACGCCCTGCAGCAGGAGCCCCAGCCCCTCATCTTCGACATCGAGATGCTCAAG gtggagagccctggGGAGTACCAGCAGGACCCCTGGGCCATGACGGACGACGAGAAGGCCAAGGCCGTGCCCGTCATACACCAGGAGGGCAACCGGCTGTACCGCGAGGGCCGCGTGCAGGAGGCGGCCACCAAGTACTACGATGCCATCGCCTGCCTCAAGAACCTGCAGATGAAG GAGCAGCCTGGCTCCCCGGACTGGATGCAGCTGGACCAGCAGATCACGCCGCTTCTGCTCAACTACTGCCAGTGCAAGCTGGTGGCGCAGGAGTACTACGAGGTGCTGGACCACTGCTCCTCCATCCTCAACAA ACAACGTCAAGGCATACTTCAAGCGCGGCAAGGCGCACGCAGCCGTGTGGAACGCCCAGGAGGCCCAGGCGGACTTCGCCAAGGTGCTGGAGCTGGACCCCGCGCTGGCGCCCGTGGTGACCCGTGA
- the TMEM134 gene encoding transmembrane protein 134 isoform X1, which produces MSGARPQFSIDDAFELSLEDTGPVPEASGVARFGPLHFDRRARFEVTDEEKQSRLRYQNLENDADGAQVSPESVVDVAVGTRDSAQTSIRSSQWSFSTASGGTQRSYRACCSWTQHPLIQKNHRVVLASFLLLVLGLVLVLVGVGLQVAPSPGVSSAIFFVPGFLLLVPGVYHVIFIYCAVRGNPGFQFFYLPYFEK; this is translated from the exons ATGAGCGGCGCCCGGCCGCAGTTCAGCATCGATGATGCCTTCGAGCTGTCCCTGGAGGATACGGGGCCCGTGCCCGAGGCCAGCGGGGTGGCCCGTTTCGGGCCGCTGCACTTCGACCGTCGGGCCCGGTTCGAGGTGACCGACGAAGAAAAGCAGTCCCGACTGCGTTACCAG AACCTGGAGAACGATGCGGATGGAGCCCAGGTGTCTCCGGAGTCTGTCGTGGACGTGGCAGTCGGCACCAG AGACTCGGCCCAGACGTCCATCCGCAGTTCCCAGTGGTCCTTCAGCACCGCGAGTGGCGGCACCCAACGCTCCTACAGGGCCTGCTGCAG CTGGACACAACACCCTCTGATTCAGAAGAACCACCGTGTCGTGCTGGCATCCTTCCTGCTcctggtgctgggcctgg TGCTGGTCCTGGTCGGCGTGGGACTGCAGGTGGCCCCCTCTCCAG GTGTCTCCAGCGCCATCTTCTTCGTGCCCGGCTTCCTGCTGTTGGTCCCGGGAG TCTACCACGTGATCTTCATCTATTGCGCCGTCCGCGGCAACCCGGGCTTCCAGTTCTTCTACCTGCCCTACTTCGAGAAGTGA
- the AIP gene encoding AH receptor-interacting protein isoform X1: MADIIARLREDGIQKRVIQEGRGELPDFKDGTKATFHYRTLLADQEGEGAVLDDSRARGKPMELIVGKKFKLPVWETILCTMRQGEMAQFHCDVKHVVLYPLVAKSLRNIAAGKDPLEGQRHCCGIAQMHEHSSLGHADLDALQQEPQPLIFDIEMLKVESPGEYQQDPWAMTDDEKAKAVPVIHQEGNRLYREGRVQEAATKYYDAIACLKNLQMKEQPGSPDWMQLDQQITPLLLNYCQCKLVAQEYYEVLDHCSSILNKYDDNVKAYFKRGKAHAAVWNAQEAQADFAKVLELDPALAPVVTRELRALEARIRQKDEEDRARFRGIFSH; this comes from the exons ATGGCGGATATCATCGCAAGGCTGCGGGAGGACGGGATCCAAAAGCGTGTGATCCAGGAGGGACGTGGAGAGCTCCCCGATTTTAAGGATGGAACCAAG GCCACATTCCACTACCGGACTCTGCTCGCTGACCAGGAGGGCGAAGGCGCCGTGCTGGACGATAGCCGGGCGCGGGGCAAGCCCATGGAGCTCATCGTGGGCAAGAAGTTCAAGCTGCCCGTGTGGGAGACCATCTTGTGCACCATGCGGCAGGGCGAGATGGCCCAGTTCCACTGTGATGTCAAG CACGTGGTCCTGTACCCGCTGGTGGCCAAGAGCCTGCGCAACATCGCGGCGGGCAAGGACCCCCTGGAGGGCCAGCGGCACTGCTGTGGCATCGCCCAGATGCACGAGCACAGCTCCCTGGGCCACGCCGACCTGGACGCCCTGCAGCAGGAGCCCCAGCCCCTCATCTTCGACATCGAGATGCTCAAG gtggagagccctggGGAGTACCAGCAGGACCCCTGGGCCATGACGGACGACGAGAAGGCCAAGGCCGTGCCCGTCATACACCAGGAGGGCAACCGGCTGTACCGCGAGGGCCGCGTGCAGGAGGCGGCCACCAAGTACTACGATGCCATCGCCTGCCTCAAGAACCTGCAGATGAAG GAGCAGCCTGGCTCCCCGGACTGGATGCAGCTGGACCAGCAGATCACGCCGCTTCTGCTCAACTACTGCCAGTGCAAGCTGGTGGCGCAGGAGTACTACGAGGTGCTGGACCACTGCTCCTCCATCCTCAACAAGTATGACG ACAACGTCAAGGCATACTTCAAGCGCGGCAAGGCGCACGCAGCCGTGTGGAACGCCCAGGAGGCCCAGGCGGACTTCGCCAAGGTGCTGGAGCTGGACCCCGCGCTGGCGCCCGTGGTGACCCGTGAGTTGCGTGCCTTGGAGGCCCGGATCCGGCAGAAGGACGAGGAGGACAGGGCCCGCTTCCGGGGCATCTTCTCCCACTGA
- the TMEM134 gene encoding transmembrane protein 134 isoform X2 yields the protein MSGARPQFSIDDAFELSLEDTGPVPEASGVARFGPLHFDRRARFEVTDEEKQSRLRYQRLGPDVHPQFPVVLQHREWRHPTLLQGLLQLDTTPSDSEEPPCRAGILPAPGAGPGAGPGRRGTAGGPLSRCLQRHLLRARLPAVGPGSLPRDLHLLRRPRQPGLPVLLPALLREVSAATRDGDDR from the exons ATGAGCGGCGCCCGGCCGCAGTTCAGCATCGATGATGCCTTCGAGCTGTCCCTGGAGGATACGGGGCCCGTGCCCGAGGCCAGCGGGGTGGCCCGTTTCGGGCCGCTGCACTTCGACCGTCGGGCCCGGTTCGAGGTGACCGACGAAGAAAAGCAGTCCCGACTGCGTTACCAG AGACTCGGCCCAGACGTCCATCCGCAGTTCCCAGTGGTCCTTCAGCACCGCGAGTGGCGGCACCCAACGCTCCTACAGGGCCTGCTGCAG CTGGACACAACACCCTCTGATTCAGAAGAACCACCGTGTCGTGCTGGCATCCTTCCTGCTcctggtgctgggcctgg TGCTGGTCCTGGTCGGCGTGGGACTGCAGGTGGCCCCCTCTCCAG GTGTCTCCAGCGCCATCTTCTTCGTGCCCGGCTTCCTGCTGTTGGTCCCGGGAG TCTACCACGTGATCTTCATCTATTGCGCCGTCCGCGGCAACCCGGGCTTCCAGTTCTTCTACCTGCCCTACTTCGAGAAGTGAGCGCGGCTACCCGGGACGGCGATGACCGATGA